A single genomic interval of Staphylococcus hyicus harbors:
- a CDS encoding DHA2 family efflux MFS transporter permease subunit — protein sequence MESEGGLQLKEGQKIRVMSVVLIGAFIGVLNQTLLTTILPKLMQDFSITSSSAQWITTIFMLVNGIMIPITAFLINKFNLRPLFFTAVGFLIVGTLICMIGLNFPMLLIGRSIQALGAGILMPLTQTLLFLIFPQDKRGFAMGMFGLVIGFAPAIGPTVAGWLANTFNWRYLFVIVLVIAIFDIIFGFVSLRNMTTLSDPKLDMISVLFSTLGFGGLLYGFSAAGNLGWLHPAVYVTIILAVLALVLFVQRQLKLSSPLLEVRIFKYKDFSVSMILVSLMFMLFIGNLTILPIYMQNMMKWSSLETGLILLPGGLVMGLLSPITGRLFDELGGRLLSIAGMVTIMIGALLIAQFNLETHQLYVALVFSITMLGNAMIMTPMTTQALNALPSAYVAHGTAMNNTIRQVSAAIGTGILVTLMTQLGKSFSTGSIEGAITGLNVTYYIVAGIALLGAILAFFLDKNK from the coding sequence ATGGAGAGTGAGGGTGGTTTGCAGTTAAAAGAAGGGCAAAAAATACGCGTGATGTCAGTGGTGCTCATAGGGGCATTTATCGGTGTATTAAATCAAACGTTACTCACGACGATTTTACCTAAATTGATGCAAGACTTTAGTATCACGAGTAGTTCAGCACAATGGATTACGACTATTTTTATGTTAGTAAACGGTATTATGATTCCAATCACTGCATTTTTAATCAATAAATTTAATTTAAGACCTTTATTTTTTACTGCAGTCGGCTTTTTAATTGTAGGTACGTTGATTTGTATGATTGGTCTTAATTTTCCGATGTTGCTGATTGGAAGAAGTATTCAAGCTTTAGGTGCAGGTATTTTGATGCCTCTAACACAAACGTTACTATTTTTGATTTTTCCACAAGATAAGCGGGGATTCGCGATGGGAATGTTTGGTTTAGTCATCGGCTTTGCACCGGCGATTGGACCTACAGTAGCCGGATGGTTAGCAAACACATTCAACTGGCGTTATTTATTTGTGATTGTTTTAGTCATTGCTATTTTTGACATTATTTTTGGTTTTGTCTCTTTACGAAATATGACTACGTTGAGTGATCCCAAGTTGGATATGATATCGGTGTTGTTCTCAACGTTAGGGTTTGGTGGTCTTTTGTATGGCTTTAGTGCTGCTGGCAATTTAGGTTGGTTACATCCCGCTGTATATGTGACGATTATTCTTGCGGTACTTGCACTAGTGTTATTCGTTCAACGCCAATTGAAATTAAGTTCACCTTTATTAGAAGTTCGCATCTTTAAATATAAAGATTTTTCGGTTTCAATGATTCTTGTTTCTCTAATGTTTATGTTATTTATTGGTAATTTAACGATATTACCTATTTATATGCAAAATATGATGAAATGGTCTTCATTAGAAACGGGGCTTATTTTATTACCTGGTGGATTAGTGATGGGTTTGTTATCTCCAATTACAGGTCGGCTTTTTGATGAATTGGGTGGCCGGTTATTAAGTATCGCGGGGATGGTTACCATTATGATAGGCGCTTTACTGATTGCACAATTCAACTTAGAGACACATCAGTTATATGTTGCTTTGGTATTTTCTATCACTATGTTAGGTAACGCCATGATTATGACACCTATGACAACACAAGCTCTAAATGCCTTACCAAGCGCGTACGTGGCGCACGGAACAGCCATGAACAATACCATTAGACAAGTATCAGCTGCGATTGGTACCGGTATTTTAGTAACGCTAATGACACAATTAGGTAAGTCATTCTCAACGGGTAGTATAGAAGGTGCGATAACAGGGCTCAATGTCACATATTACATTGTAGCCGGCATCGCGTTGTTAGGGGCTATTCTTGCCTTTTTTCTTGATAAAAATAAATAA
- a CDS encoding membrane protein: protein MIVRHVVNAMVGYDILKSSLPKIKGDDHMAKEFKEGFNLSRRSMYLAGLFELIGSIFLFTSVFGKLGRKLVTLGTIMINIVMGAAIFHHFKAGHGFKGAKAASKYFVMNVLSLIEVLALNRKH from the coding sequence ATGATAGTAAGACATGTTGTTAATGCTATGGTAGGTTATGATATTTTGAAAAGCAGTTTGCCAAAAATTAAAGGTGATGACCATATGGCGAAGGAGTTTAAAGAAGGCTTTAATTTATCTCGTCGTTCTATGTATTTGGCCGGTCTATTTGAATTAATAGGGTCAATATTTTTATTTACGTCTGTGTTCGGTAAATTAGGTCGAAAGTTAGTAACGCTTGGCACAATTATGATCAATATCGTAATGGGAGCTGCGATATTTCATCATTTCAAAGCTGGCCACGGCTTTAAAGGTGCAAAAGCAGCATCTAAATATTTTGTGATGAACGTGCTGAGTTTGATTGAAGTTTTAGCACTAAATCGTAAGCACTAA
- a CDS encoding DUF6440 family protein produces MFKNDKNERFHVEKCSHSKGNSCYILTDKETGIQYLSNWTGAGGGITPLLDKNGHISKVDPSTLT; encoded by the coding sequence ATGTTTAAAAACGATAAAAACGAACGGTTTCACGTAGAAAAATGTAGTCACTCCAAAGGGAATAGCTGTTATATCTTAACGGATAAAGAAACCGGTATTCAGTATTTGTCCAATTGGACTGGAGCCGGTGGCGGCATCACTCCTTTATTGGACAAAAATGGACACATCTCAAAAGTAGATCCCTCCACTTTAACTTAA
- a CDS encoding lactate/malate family dehydrogenase — MKLGIIGIGKVGSQFLTDIQYANLFSSIVVIDANTALADGEVLDHHHAQGLSSTNHIHIHHGTYADLSDADVVVVTASVPMDPDIPDRTALTKGNISLIEDIMNQLYRVTTKPLVIFISNPVDAMTYIATQANAYPNEKIMGTGTLLETARFKTLIADHYDIDPKSVEGFVIGEHGQHAVPVWSKVTIAGMALEEFEKLSDKPRINKEAISQQIDKVSFDVLKSKGWTNVAISKTTVNLVKSLMLNEKSVMPITSLHEHDQLAISLPTLTHRQGVDRVFNISLDEAEQHHFEAAKNYIKATINIKNQR, encoded by the coding sequence ATGAAGTTAGGTATTATAGGAATTGGTAAAGTGGGGAGTCAATTTCTGACAGATATTCAATATGCGAATTTGTTTTCGAGTATCGTCGTGATTGACGCTAATACCGCATTGGCAGATGGTGAAGTTCTTGATCATCACCATGCACAAGGATTATCAAGTACGAATCATATTCACATTCACCACGGAACGTATGCTGATTTATCAGATGCAGATGTGGTAGTGGTCACTGCGAGTGTACCAATGGATCCTGATATTCCTGACCGTACCGCGTTGACAAAAGGGAATATTTCATTAATTGAAGATATTATGAATCAATTGTATCGTGTGACAACGAAACCGCTGGTCATTTTTATATCTAATCCTGTAGATGCGATGACGTATATTGCGACACAAGCGAACGCGTATCCAAATGAGAAAATAATGGGTACAGGAACGTTACTTGAAACAGCGCGTTTCAAAACACTCATCGCCGATCACTATGATATTGATCCGAAAAGTGTGGAAGGTTTTGTAATTGGTGAACACGGGCAACATGCCGTACCAGTTTGGAGTAAAGTAACAATTGCAGGCATGGCACTTGAAGAATTTGAAAAACTGTCAGATAAACCGCGGATAAATAAAGAAGCGATTTCTCAGCAAATTGATAAAGTGTCCTTTGATGTGTTGAAAAGTAAAGGTTGGACCAATGTCGCCATTTCTAAAACGACAGTGAACTTAGTTAAAAGTTTAATGTTGAATGAAAAATCAGTGATGCCAATTACATCGCTTCATGAACACGATCAGCTGGCCATCAGTTTACCAACATTAACGCATCGCCAAGGTGTCGACCGTGTGTTTAACATCTCCCTAGATGAAGCGGAACAACATCATTTTGAAGCTGCGAAAAATTACATTAAAGCAACGATAAATATTAAAAATCAACGTTAA
- the nrdD gene encoding anaerobic ribonucleoside-triphosphate reductase: MKQLERALQGLITKDPTVVNENANKDSNTFSTMRDLTAGVVSKSYALEHLLPKRVAEAHINGDIHFHDLDYHPFQPLTNCCLIDAKSMLQHGFEIGNANVTSPKSIQTATAQLVQIIANVSSSQYGGCTVDRVDELLSTYARHNETHHRKVAAQFVKDDAIETYVDQQVTKDIGDAIESLEYEINTLYTSNGQTPFVTLGFGLGTDTLSRKIQQAILKTRIKGLGKTRMTAIFPKLVFSIKKGVNFSENDPNYDIKQLALECSTKRMYPDVLNYEALVNILGDFKAPMGCRSFLQAWRDAEGHFENNGRCNLGVVTLNLPRIAIESNGDKLAFWQIFHERMDVLHEALLYRLERVLQATPENAPILYKSGAFKYKLQHNEPVSDVFKHRRATVSMGYIGLYEVATVFYGPDWETNPEAKAFTLDILKEMKDYQQKWTEDTDIWFSIYSTPSESLTDRFCRLDFEKFGAIPDITDKGYYTNSFHYDVRKAVTPFEKIDFEKDYPYYASGGFIHYCEYPKLNHNLKALEAVWDYAYDKVGYLGTNIPIDRCYECGFEGDFETTAQGYTCPHCGNSDPKTIDVVKRTCGYLGNPVQRPVIEGRQKEISARVKHMKDGKDHDRS; the protein is encoded by the coding sequence ATGAAACAATTGGAACGGGCTTTACAAGGACTCATCACGAAAGATCCAACAGTCGTGAATGAGAATGCGAATAAAGATAGTAACACGTTTTCAACGATGCGCGATTTGACAGCGGGGGTCGTGTCAAAGTCTTATGCATTAGAACATTTATTACCGAAACGTGTGGCAGAAGCACATATAAATGGTGACATTCATTTTCATGATTTAGACTACCATCCATTTCAACCATTAACAAATTGTTGTCTCATTGACGCCAAATCGATGTTACAACATGGCTTTGAAATTGGAAATGCGAATGTGACATCTCCAAAATCGATTCAAACCGCGACGGCACAACTGGTTCAAATCATCGCGAATGTTTCAAGTAGTCAGTACGGGGGCTGTACAGTTGACCGCGTCGATGAATTGCTCAGTACATATGCACGTCATAACGAAACACATCATAGAAAAGTGGCAGCACAATTTGTTAAAGACGATGCGATTGAAACATACGTTGACCAACAAGTGACCAAAGACATCGGTGATGCGATTGAAAGTTTAGAGTATGAAATTAATACGTTATATACGTCGAATGGACAGACGCCTTTTGTAACTTTAGGATTTGGGCTTGGAACGGATACATTGAGTCGTAAAATCCAACAAGCGATATTAAAAACGCGCATTAAAGGATTAGGTAAAACACGCATGACGGCGATTTTTCCCAAACTCGTTTTTTCAATTAAAAAAGGCGTGAATTTTAGTGAAAACGATCCGAATTACGATATTAAGCAATTGGCACTCGAATGTTCAACAAAACGGATGTATCCGGATGTCTTAAATTATGAAGCATTAGTGAATATATTAGGTGATTTTAAAGCGCCTATGGGATGTCGCTCATTTTTACAAGCTTGGCGCGATGCTGAAGGCCATTTTGAAAATAATGGTCGTTGTAATTTAGGGGTTGTGACACTGAATTTACCACGTATTGCGATAGAATCAAACGGTGACAAACTGGCTTTTTGGCAAATATTTCATGAACGTATGGATGTCCTACATGAAGCATTACTTTACCGCTTAGAACGTGTGCTTCAAGCAACGCCAGAAAATGCGCCGATTTTATATAAGAGTGGGGCGTTTAAATATAAATTACAGCATAACGAACCCGTATCAGATGTGTTTAAACATCGTCGCGCTACAGTATCAATGGGATACATCGGCTTATATGAAGTGGCGACGGTCTTTTACGGTCCGGATTGGGAAACAAATCCTGAAGCCAAAGCCTTTACACTAGATATTTTAAAGGAAATGAAAGATTATCAACAAAAATGGACTGAAGATACGGATATTTGGTTTAGTATTTATAGCACGCCAAGTGAATCATTAACTGACCGCTTTTGTCGATTAGATTTTGAAAAATTTGGTGCGATTCCGGACATTACAGATAAAGGTTATTATACAAATTCCTTTCATTATGATGTGCGAAAAGCTGTAACGCCTTTTGAGAAAATTGATTTTGAAAAAGACTATCCGTATTATGCAAGTGGTGGGTTTATTCACTATTGCGAATATCCAAAGTTAAACCATAATTTAAAAGCGCTAGAAGCGGTATGGGATTATGCGTATGATAAAGTGGGCTATTTAGGAACGAATATTCCTATTGATCGTTGTTATGAATGTGGGTTTGAAGGAGATTTTGAAACGACAGCGCAAGGTTATACGTGTCCACATTGCGGTAATAGTGACCCTAAAACGATTGATGTGGTCAAACGGACATGTGGGTATTTAGGTAATCCTGTTCAACGACCTGTCATTGAAGGACGTCAAAAAGAAATTAGTGCTCGGGTGAAACATATGAAAGATGGCAAAGATCATGACCGTTCTTGA
- the nrdG gene encoding anaerobic ribonucleoside-triphosphate reductase activating protein, producing the protein MTVLDIVDGQGYIAKIEQHSFVDGEGVRVSLYVSGCPFQCEGCYNVAAQKFNYGETFSDAILEEILTYCEPDYISGLSILGGEPFCNIDITLKVARAFREKFGHRKTLWVWTGFLFEYLKNDTGPRHQLLSLTDVLVDGLFIQSLYQPNLAYKGSLNQRVIDVRKSLENQRIAIYIE; encoded by the coding sequence ATGACCGTTCTTGATATTGTAGATGGACAAGGATACATTGCGAAAATCGAACAACATAGCTTTGTCGATGGAGAAGGGGTACGCGTAAGTCTGTATGTGTCAGGGTGCCCATTTCAATGTGAAGGCTGTTATAACGTTGCAGCTCAAAAATTTAATTATGGTGAAACTTTTTCTGACGCGATTTTAGAAGAAATTTTGACCTACTGCGAACCCGATTACATTTCAGGCCTGAGTATTTTAGGTGGGGAGCCATTTTGTAATATTGATATTACGTTAAAAGTGGCGCGTGCGTTTCGTGAAAAATTTGGACATCGTAAAACATTATGGGTCTGGACGGGGTTCCTATTCGAATATTTGAAAAATGATACAGGTCCAAGACATCAATTATTGTCCCTTACCGATGTGTTGGTCGACGGATTATTTATACAATCATTATATCAACCTAATTTAGCGTATAAAGGCTCACTCAATCAGCGCGTCATCGATGTACGGAAATCTTTGGAAAACCAACGCATAGCGATATATATTGAATAA
- a CDS encoding exotoxin beta-grasp domain-containing protein, translating into MKLSTIAKASLALGILTTGIMTTNAQSVSAATPKAETTQSKETAFEKVKAYYSNGYTELRNVNAYAAPKRENVVVVKDNTKTTAIKLKGIDQDLYTANLTGVDVFVVNENNPNSKIVKTTGGITKTNKAQYFDYVASPSITVAKKGANGKPALLGSFPYLISKEQISLKELDFKIKKLLIQQYGLYENGLSNGKIRVVMDTDKKNDYYTFQLNRVLEEHRMGVVIDPTKIKKILVTM; encoded by the coding sequence GGAATTTTAACAACAGGAATTATGACAACAAACGCTCAATCTGTAAGTGCAGCAACGCCAAAAGCAGAAACTACACAAAGTAAAGAGACAGCTTTCGAAAAAGTTAAAGCGTATTACTCAAATGGTTATACAGAATTACGTAACGTAAACGCTTATGCAGCACCTAAGCGTGAAAATGTGGTTGTCGTTAAAGACAATACAAAAACAACAGCGATTAAACTTAAAGGCATTGATCAAGATCTTTACACTGCGAATTTAACAGGTGTTGATGTATTCGTTGTAAACGAAAATAATCCTAATAGTAAAATCGTTAAAACGACTGGCGGTATTACGAAGACTAATAAAGCGCAATATTTTGATTATGTCGCAAGCCCTTCAATTACCGTGGCGAAAAAAGGCGCGAATGGTAAACCTGCTTTATTAGGTTCATTCCCATACCTTATTTCTAAAGAACAAATTTCGCTGAAAGAATTAGATTTTAAAATCAAAAAATTATTGATTCAGCAATACGGTTTATATGAAAATGGTCTCAGCAACGGTAAAATTCGAGTTGTAATGGATACTGACAAAAAGAATGACTACTACACATTCCAATTAAACAGAGTTTTAGAAGAACACCGTATGGGTGTTGTCATTGATCCAACTAAAATCAAAAAAATTCTAGTCACAATGTAA